The Prunus dulcis chromosome 3, ALMONDv2, whole genome shotgun sequence genome segment CAATCTTCATTAACTAGGAGGCTTGCCTGCCAAGAATAACAAGTTAAAAATTAACCCACACAAGTTATAATTACATCGACAAAACAGAACCACATTATACAGATACCAAATATCACAAGCTGTATTTCCTTGGATCTCTTCCGAGTTCCAACAAATAAATCACACGAACctgatcttttattttaaattagaaaTCAAGACCTCTTATGATGACATCACCTGACTGAGTACTCAAAAGACCAGAACACAGGCACACTGTCTCTCCCACTTGAAACaagtgtatttatttaaagcTTTAACTTCCAAGAACAAGCTTCGCCTTTGAAAACCAGCACCACCAATTCAGTTTGTTGCTGAAGATGATGTGTGTTGCCTCTATCGTTGCAGCTTGGCTGGAGCATTGCATTTCAGAGTAGCCCCATTCTTCTCTTGTAGTCGCTAACTGTAAGTGTCAGCGCATGCCTCCTCCCATCATTCTCTGGGACTCGGCACCCAACTGTTGCTTCTATTCTCTGTTTTCTGGCCAGGAATCCTTCCTGAGCTCCTTGTGGCCCACCAAACTTCTGAAGAGTAGCCAATGATATGGGCAGCTCAAAATTGTGCATTAGATTTGACTCTGTTCCAAAATCAACAGGAGCACTCGTATCAATCAACTTCCCTGCACCAGCTGCAGCTTCCAAAGCCGCTGCAGTAGCTGCCATGCCAGCCCGTACTGCTCCTACCACTGCTGTTCCATTACTTTCTATATCTGCCAAGGCACCATCAGCATCCACAATTGCTTCTGCCTCCCCTTTTTGTTCACCAGGCTTTGACACATAGTAATTCCTTGACCTAGTCCATCTCCTTGAAAATGGATCATAACCGGCCTCCCCCGCTTTCAAACCCGTCTTCACAGGTTTTAATTCTGATGCATTCTTGAAATTTTCAACCCTGTTCTTTCTGTTCATCTCAGCAAGCCTAACAGCCTTGCTATCTTTCCCCTGTGATTGCCGTCGTGCTTCTAATTGCTGCAATCTTGTCTTGATCCTCTCCACTTCTGCATCATCATGCTTACTTTGTGCAACTTCCAACTCCCTCCTCAACCGGTCCTTCTCAAGCGCGATGTTTAATGGCCTTGATGAAGCAGATTTTTTCTCCTCTATCATCTGCTTCACAGTTGCGGCTGAGTAGACAAatgtattgattttttttatggcCTCCTTCTTTTCTAGCACATCCTGTTTGCTCGGCAACCGGCCACCACTTCTCTCCACCTCTCTAACCCACTGTTTAAACTCCTCCTCCAGAGGTGCAGAGTCTGAAATCATAGCCATCTGCCACCTGGCAGCAGAGTTCTCATTGCCCCAAACAACATTCAGATACTTGTGTGTGGTTTTATTCTCTAGTTTGTACTTCCGATCAGGATCTGAAGCGTCAACATTCCGGACCATGCAGAGCCTATAGATAGGCCCAGACTTTGACCTCCCAATTCCAACCCTCACAAAGCAACCCACAATTAACTCTTCAAAGAATGGCTCCATTAACCACTTTGCAAGTTTTGACCTTCGAATGGTAATTTCCTTTATATCATCAAACGTTAGTCCCTCTGACCTTTCATCA includes the following:
- the LOC117621329 gene encoding protein RTF1 homolog → MADLENLLLEAAGRTSSAGKSRHSHSSSRRRRGGSYSDGGSDSRGDDSDDGRGYASRKPSGTQVPLKKRLDPTEMDDEQGSQEEGDYNDSGSDRGGDSNESDVGSDLYKDEDDRRKLAEMSELQRELILSDRAQKKDDKSLKEKFRPKWDKGKTTHSRKETPPLPSSRVRSSARSADRAAAKDDALNELRAKRLKQQDPEAHRKLRDASRGSSGSRSFSHMTRKSFTAVGRSSSSQSDSDSRSHSEDDGSTGEDPMMDSDDERSEGLTFDDIKEITIRRSKLAKWLMEPFFEELIVGCFVRVGIGRSKSGPIYRLCMVRNVDASDPDRKYKLENKTTHKYLNVVWGNENSAARWQMAMISDSAPLEEEFKQWVREVERSGGRLPSKQDVLEKKEAIKKINTFVYSAATVKQMIEEKKSASSRPLNIALEKDRLRRELEVAQSKHDDAEVERIKTRLQQLEARRQSQGKDSKAVRLAEMNRKNRVENFKNASELKPVKTGLKAGEAGYDPFSRRWTRSRNYYVSKPGEQKGEAEAIVDADGALADIESNGTAVVGAVRAGMAATAAALEAAAGAGKLIDTSAPVDFGTESNLMHNFELPISLATLQKFGGPQGAQEGFLARKQRIEATVGCRVPENDGRRHALTLTVSDYKRRMGLL